GCTTAATTATGTTGTGATTTTTCTGTACCAATGAATGAGCCGGGTGAGTGGTTAAAATATTTGTTGGCACACGTGGCTGTGTTAGTGAGAGGTCAATCCGCATCCTTTTCCACTAATTAGCGTGATTTTGATAAGTTCAGATTCTGAGAAGGAGAAGAAAGCCTCAGGGGCCAGAGTATTCAGGAGGACACCAATCCAAATCTATGGTGTTTGAGGCAGCTTGAAAGAAGGTTTGCTGCAGGGAAGAGATAGAAAGAGCGAAATAGAGAGGGCAGGGGCGTGATCTGTTGTAAGTATGAAGTGAAGTAATCCTTCCTGTCCCGCTGTTTGTTTTCGCAAGTCTGTTTTGCACAACTCTGTTTGCAGTGCGTGCAGTAACTGATCGATTGCGTTTTGAGGGTTCTAGGTGTCGAATATGACCGGGCCATTAAAATAAAAGTTGTATATCTTTTCAAGACCTTTCCAACGaatatttatttgcaatttttcgTCAGGTATTCTAGGAGATAATGCCTATCTGAAGTTACTGTCAGTTTTCGTCAGACTGCAGTTTTAGGCATGACTTCCTATTTTGCGCGGCGTTTCAAAGTAACTTCAAGGCTGAATCTTTCCATGGGGCTATGGATGTATTTTCAGTAATTGGTTTGAAATTTCCATGGAGAATATTTTCTCAAATTTTCGCTGAGTATAGTGAAAGATACAACCTTCTGAATGCTGCTGTCCATTGCGAGTTCTGTTCTGAACTTCTGACAGTTACTGTTTTCTGTATTGAGATTTGAGAGGCATTTTAAAATATCTGTCTAGAGTACAGTTAACATAGATATAATTCATTGTTTGATCTTTCCACAGAGGATGTAAGTACTATTTTTTATTGCGTCTACAAGGAGTAATTTAACATTGCTATCCGTTTCAGTTAACTTTGTGAGATCTTCCTGAAACTATATAGTTTCGGTTGTGAGTTTCAAATTGGTTTGCCGTTTTAACGGTACTTAGAGGCCGAATGTATTGTCTTGAACGAAACTGTTGCATCTTGCTTTAGATGTTTTTTGATAAGGTAACAGCTGCCTCAACTGAAGAATCATTAACTCCCTCATCGTGTAACTTCCCTGCTGCAGGTGATTGGATCAGCGAACCTTCTCTGTAGTTTAGGATTTGATCAGTTCGAGGAACGTGGTAAGTCCCTAGCAAAATTCTTTCGCCTTATTAATCTTCTGCGTTCTTTATCAGTGCGCTGGTCCATGCAGTATCATCAGAGTCATGGATCTTTGACAGAATGTAACGCATGGGCAGTATAGTATTCTCTCATGTTATGTGAACCCTCAAATTCCTTTCCATGAGACTGAACCCAACTGTTCCCAATTTTCTTATGTGTTTGTGTATACGATGGTACATAAGTGAGTTTCACCATTATTGGTCTATTTCTTGATGTTTTTTCCAAGGATATTCGATTGTTGAGTTAATTGTCAGTGATGCCATCACATTGAGTTAACTCTAAAAGTTACGTTTCTTTGTTTTCTGTGTTATGTGGAAGAATGTAGATTTGCAATGTGAAGAGTTATTCCAGGACAATAGTGGCGGCTACCGAtgcaattattttaattattatagaACATCTAATTGACAATGCGGTCTGTGTTGCTGGAGTGAGCTTTTTTATGGAATGAAATACATGTTAAAGCAGAACCACTGTAAGATGATATTCTTCATGTTGTCCTTCAAGACAATATTTTATATGTTCTAAATATTTTGTGGCCACCTGGTATTGGAGTCTGAAATTTCGCATGGTGGTGAATTACTGAATGCATGCCAAGGCAGTTCCATACAAAAACACTtcctaaaaataaaaaagaataccTTGCTAATTTATTAATACAAATACACTACCAATAAGGCTCTCTTTTGGACAATGAGGTTTCTGCTGGACATATGTtaagatgaacaggacccccagcTCGTAGCTCCTGCTCGTGCTGCAGGGCGAGCCTGCATCTCTAGCTCGGCAGCTCTATCTCCTGCTTGATCAAACATCATTTGTAACATTCACCATATCACTCTGGTTAAGAGGTGAAATATTTACATGAATTAAAATATATTGTAACCTAtatccgtggcaacgcacgggcatttgtgctagtatatTATGTATGTACATATGCATATATAGAGGCCCCGGAGCATTGTATCACCGCACGGGCTTGATCACTGCATATTTTCCCCGTAGCGAACTTGCGAATGTTTTGTCCACTCGTTTGGCTCTGCTCAGCCGGTAGCCTTCCTTCACCAATGCCGCCAATTATTCTTCCTCCAACCCCGTGCGCTGCCAATTCGACCTCCCTCCCCGCCGGCGACGCCATTCCTCACCGGAACCGAAAGCCGACAACGCGCCGCCAACGCTGCCGCATCAGTGTCACCACCGCGTCCTCTTCATCGGCCTTGTCCGCCGCCCCGGCCCTCATCGCCAACGCCCCCACGCCCCGCGCATTCTCCGCGCTTTTCAAGGCCGCCTcatcctcctccccctcccacTCCCTGGGTGCGCAGCTCCACGCGCAGGCCGTGGTGCGTGGCTTCTTGGGCGACGGGGATAACACCATCCTCTCCACCGCCATCCTCAACTTCTACGCCTCATGCCGGGAGCCCGACCTTGCGCGCCAGGTGTTCGACAGGATGGCACGCAGGAACGCCGTCACCTGGAACGCGCTCATCAAAGGGTACGCGCAGGCGGGCCGCCGGGACGAGGCGCTGGCGCTGTTCCGCTGCATGAGGAGGCATGACCGTGTCGCCCCCGACAAGTACACGTTCCCGGCGCTGCTGTCCGGCATTGGCAGGAACCGTGGTGGCGTCTGCGTGCAAGAACTCGGGGGAGCCGTGCACGCGCAGGTAGTCAAATCCGGGCTGGACAAGGATCCCTTTGTGGGTGCTTCCCTCGTTTCTATGTACGCGGCTACAGGAGCACTGGAAGATGTGAAGGCCGTCTTTGATGATGTGGATACTTTGGACCCGGTTGTCTGGTCTTCTATGATCTCCGCGTATGTCAACTGCAAGGAGGAAGAAGCTGCTCTCCTTACATTCTACAAGATGTTGTGCCAAGATATTAAGCCGAGGCAGTTTGTCTACTCCAGCCTGTTTGCCATCTGTGGGAGCATGTCGATGCTGGAGATGGGCAGGCAAGTTCATGCCCACAGCCTGAAGAACATAACTGACAAGGATGCCGCCATGACAAATGCACTTTTAACCATGTACTCTGATTGTGGATGCATTGATGATGCATGGAGAGTCTTCAATTCGAACGACGTTGTGGATGTAATATCCTACAATTCAATGATTTTGGCTCTTGGGCAGCATGCACGCCCGAAAGAAGCAGTTGAACTTTTCAAGCGGATGAAGTTTTCTGGCTTGATACCTGATGAGGTCACCTTACTGAATCTTCTTTCCGCTTTCAACCATGCTGGTCTTATTCATGAAGGTTTGCATTTATTCGATTCCATGTTGGATATGGAGGGCATAAAACCGACGTATCAACATTATGCCTGTGTTATCGACATGCTGGCTCGATCAGGAGAAATCGAGGAATCCATGAAAACAATTAAGGAAATGCCCTTTGAAGCTGAAACATCCTTATGGAGGATTGTTCTTGGTGCTTGTAGCAAACACGGTGACATTGAAACGGGCATCAAGATTGCAGAAATGCTGTTTGAGATGGAACCTTATGAGCCAACAAATTATATACTACTTGGTAACATCTGTGCAAGATTAGGAAGGTGGACAGAAGCAGAAAAGGTTAGAAGTTTGATGGAAAAGAGAGGTATAGATGGGGATGATGCCTTTAGTTGGATCGAAATGGGCCAAACGACACATAGATTTGGTGTTGATGACCGTTCACACCCCATCTCCGAGGAGATATATAGGAATTTGGATAGGTTGATAGGTAGTATCAAGGCTGCAGGTTATGTGCCTGATACCAGTTTTGCCACACACAGCACAGAAAAAGACAGAAGAGAAGAATCACTACGTTATCACTGCGAAAAGCTGGCCTTTGCTTTTGGGGATTTGGCTTCTCCTTCTGGAGACACACTCCGCATCATGAAGAACCTCCGTGTTTGTGGTGATTGCCATTCTGCATACAAATACTTCTCCCTCGTCACAGGAAGAAAAATAGTACTGAGAGACAACCACAGGTTTCATCATTTCTATAACGGGGCTTGTTCATGTGTTGATTATTGGTGATGGATCAGTAAATTATTCTGTTATACTCCAATAATGCATTGTAACATTGATATAATCATCTAGTACTGCCTAGCATACAACAGAAGTGTAACATGTCTTGAGGTTTCCTTCGACAACTAGATTACTCAGAAGCCCCTTGACAACTCGGACTGCAACACCTGTGGAGTACATATTTATCCCTTTGACCCTTTGTACATTTGGTCAATATTTTCTTGCTGCATATTAATAATATGTTTACATCTGTCATTACGATTGCATTTACTTGAAGAATTGCTAAGAAAAAATTGGCAAAATTTTCTTGAGAAGGTCGTGTATACGATAGGTTTGGTATGCTGTTAgaaattactccctctgtcccagaatataagaacgtttttgacactatgctagtgttaaaaacgttcttatattttgggacggagggagtacatgatatcTTGGGTCTAAGCTCTTCCAAGACTTTAGGAGAAAATGAGAAGGCATATCATAAAGTTTCTGATTATTGACAAAACTGGAAATAACAATCTTCGTTGTTTCGAGGGCAACATAATTCTTTGCTAGATTTGAAAGTATGCTGCTTCAATATATATTTTTGGCTGTTTTCTTTTACTTTATCACTCAATATGCAGTAGACTATTTTTCATTTATGCAAGTAAATAATGAGTTACTAGCTGAATAGTTTACAGTGATCTCAAGCTCTATTTTTCAATAATCTTTTTGCAGTGCTATATTTGTTGTTGCCCAAAAATGTTTAAAGCTCCAAGCTTTACATCCCCAACGATTTCTTTACACGAAGGTACATAATTTTTTCCATGGTAATTAGTAATGTcctttttatttattaaaatgatATGGTATGACCATTAGTTTCAGGTCTTTTCGAGCTTGATGTCTTCCACACTGGAACAAAGTATTCTGCAACCATATACGCAGTGTAAACAATCATTGGAAAGGCGGATGAGAGGAAAATAAGATGAACATACAGAAGTTTGGGATTTGTTGAGGACTGGTTATTAACATATAATGGATCTGTGATCGATGTTGTGCTAGAGAAAATTGTTTATATGTAGCTGTTTACAAGGTGAATAATATGCATACAGTATTCACGAGTTAAGAAATATTTTGCATTGTGATAATCTTCTTGTATTTCACAAGTGCACTGTTGCAAAAGTAAGTTTCTGAACCTAGATTTTTTTTTGAGATCTAGAAATTTCATATTTGAGGCAGATACATGACAGTAGATTTATGGATAAAAAAAATTCACATCATCTATTGGGTAAAGTTTGCTAGTTTCAGTAAAAGATGCATGTACGCTTACAGCTCGTTTGGTACCCATCATTTGGGTCGGATTTGGTGGATTTCATTTGCGAATTCCGGAATATACTTGTTTGGCTGCCACAGAATTGAGGGTGGATTTCATTCTAAGATTCCAGACGATGTAAACTTGGCCTAGGCCCAAATCCCAGCCCCTCGCCCGTCATTCTCCCGGATTCCACTCGCTCGCTTCCCCCACCCTACCCCGACGCCTTCGTCTCTCGCCTCCTTCCCCCACCCTACCCCgacgcccgccgccgtcgccgccgccatgaGCCCCACCTTCTCGGCCGCCGGTGATGCACCCCCCGCCGGTGAATAGCTTCTCCCCGAGTTCTCTTCCCCCGTCCCCTCTACACGCGAAGCTTTCTGTTCGATGGTGTGCTGCCTCCGGTGACCACAGCGCCGTCGTCGAGCTTTCAAATCCTGGTaggttctccctccacctctcttctccccctccctctctctggTGGATCTTTTCTGCTTGAACCCTAACCTGAACCCACCTCCATCCAGCCACCCGATCCGGACAGAAGATCGACTTCTTGACGATTCCTCCGCCAGCCCACGGTCGGTCAGCTCCACACCCCGGAAGATCGAACTTTTTGTGGTACGTGGTCAGCCTGTCTGCGTGCAAGACTATTGATAGACACTATGTCAATGTCAGCAAGATGTTGTCAACGAGTGGTTTTGGGTGGGATTGGATCCATAACAAGCTTATGGTTGATAGTGAGGACGTGTGGAGAAACTATGTCAAGGTAAGCACTACATCTTGAGCATCTATGTATTCATGGCATGGCCACAAGATTCATTTTCATCATTCATGTGGTCAAGTAGTTTATTCGAAAACATGCACTTATACACCTTCTCCATCATGATGTGGAATTCAGCCAAGTTTATTTGAAAACATGCACTTATACTTGTTCATGCATAGCCTTCTAATCAGTAGTTTACTCATCATTTCCCCTATGTTTTGCTATTATATTAGTAATCAGCCTTCTCTTGAGAAACAATCACAACTTGCAGCAGTGCACTTGTTTTCCCCATTATTTATGTGATTTTGCACCATGACATGAGTTACATCTTAGATGTAGTCTACGATTTTCTCTTTGGATGTGTGTTTGGTGTTTGGATGGATGTGTGTTCATTTTCCACCATGACATGAGACTATTTGTCTTCATGGGTTGCAGGCAAACAAAGATGCAGCATGCTACAGGCACAAGGTCATAAAGTTTTGGGACTCTATCAGCCTTGTCTTCTCGAAGGATCATGCCACCGGAACCGGAGTCAGAACTGCTGGTGAAAGTGCAGCGGAAATGGCTGCAGAGAATGTCAACAACATCAACACTGATTCTGCCGCAACATCTTCAACCCAAACCGGCGAGGAACAGAAGAGGAAAAGATATCGATCGGATGACTCAATTGCATCTATGCTTGGAGAGAAATTGGATAATTTTACCAGTGCCTACAAAGCTGATATCGCTCAAGTTGCTCCTCCTGAGAAACCCTCCTCTCCTGAAGAAATACTTGACGCTCTCAATGCAATTGTGGGACTGGATGATGATGGCTTGCTAGCAGCTTATGATATCCTCATAGCAGATGACCGCAAGTTCAAGGCTCTTATGGCGCTGCCTGAAAGGATGAAGAAGAAATGGATCCTCAAGCAAATCAACCAATGAAGGTATGTTTCTTGTTCTGTGATTAGTTACCAGCTAGCAAGCTCTACTGCATTTTGTCCTTAGTTGTTTGTTATAGTACAATATTATGGGTGTCCTGTATTTTGTCATGCCAATATGGAGCAGAGGAGGCAGCATCTTGCTTGCTTTTCATCATATTTATGTACTTACCTATTTCCATGTTTGAGATTAGCATGATAGAAGGTTTTATGTTATCATCTTAATAAGGTTTTCCTGCCAGGTCTTCCCAAACATGGCTTGATAAAACAACGTTTTCCTGCCATGTTTGAGAACAACTTGTTCTGCCATGTCTCCTGAAACAAGGTTTTATGAACATATTTTGCATGCACATAAATATTCAGTGTGTTTGAAGGTCTCTTATGAACTAGTCTTTTTTTCTTCGGTCGAGAGGTGGCATTATTAGTCTAGAATACATCAACCAGATATATGCTTATTTAGTGGCTGTAGTCTTTTATCGACTTAGTTTCGGTCCTACTTAACCTACTCGGTTGTTGATGGTTTTTTGCTATTACCTTTCGATTCATGATAATTGTGCAAATGAAGTGCAAGTTAACCTTTGAaaaatttctatatcaagttgagTTTTCTTACCCTTCCTAGAGATTGTTGCAAGCTAAAGCTTATCGTGTGACACTTCGATTTGTCTTCTTGGCTATCCTCATCTTTCACTTTGAGCAATTTCTACCAACCATTGTGTTCAAGGATTGTTTATTGCCCTATGAGACCATATGTCACCATTTCTCATCATATTTTGCAGGAAATTTTGGGTGTGAAGTGTGATGTTGAACGAACAGAACGAAGAAATGAAGATCCTTGAGCAATGAAAATCTTTCTTGGATGGTGCTAATAATGCAAAGATTCAGTTTTTATGTAACCTTGACTAGATTATGATCATTTGATGTTGTTGTGAACCTTTGTCGTATTGCAAAGATTAACTTTTTACAAAGTCTCGTGTTTAAGTTATATGTATTGGCATGGTTCAGTTTAATGCAAAACATTGCCATGTGTGAACAAACGAGCTGTCAATGTTGGTGTTGGTACAGATTTGTTCATACTATTTATTCCTAGCACAAAGGCTAGTGCGCTGGTGCTGGTATAGTTTCATGCTCATTTTGGTTCTGGTACAGATTTGACCTCAAAATCCTAGTGACAGCCAAACATGAAATTTGGATTTAGAATCTAGATTCAGCCAAATGAAATCTTGATAGagatttcatttcatttcatttcagcCAAATGAAATGAAATCAGGGGAGCCAAACGAGCTGTTATTGTAGTCTGCCGGTTTTGAAAGTTTGAATACAAGCTTCGGAATGCATATCAGTCTTTCTATGAGCTTCATCCAAGGGCCTACAACTGCTTGGATTCGTGGCTACAGTATTGTTTGTTCACATTCAAAGGACAAAGCTTCAGGACAATAAGAGAAGAACAACCTGTCTCCCGTCATCGAACAACCTGAACGTAATCAGTTCATGAAATAGCATGAGGCAATCAACTTGAATCTCCACCTAGAAGACTGTGAATCGCAGCCATCTGGGTCATTCTTAGCACTAGGCCCTATGAAATGTACTAGTACCATGACTTCAACTAGAAACATTATGTAACTCGGATGCTATCCCACCCAAGTGTGCCAGTTTCAGGACGTAAGCAAGAAGAACAACCCGTCTCCCTCTAACCATCACGGTGATGCCACATCGTGTACGATTTGAGTCATGTGTAGTCGCAAATCCTGATGCTTCCAATTCCTAGGATGTCTGTGGGTTTCTACAGCATTCAAAAGCAATTCCAAGTTTCCAACTAGCTGTAAAAATTATGTGGTACACTGCATACGTGATGTATTTTGATATGAACATAGAAACAATCGAGCTCTACTCCTTGCTTGCCCTTAGGTACACAGGATCGTTTCTTTGAGAGTTATAATCTTGCGTCATCTCTCTTCGTGTActtaagggggtgtttgtttccagagactttttctagtccctacacaaacagggagggactttttagtctctgaaaacaaacagggagggactttttagggactagagactttttagttgggactagaaaaagtcttaggactagagaaccaaacaccacctaaatAGGAGACTGTATGTTTACATTCAATATCATGTGGTGCAACAACCATACGATGCATGCTTTCATGCAGTTAAATACTGTGAGAAGGTGCACATGGTCATTCTAGTACTCTTGTAGCACCTCCTTCCTCAataaagtaccccccccccccccccgccaacccCCTAATAAACATTTTGATCAGGGCAATTGAAGTTATAGTATAGTTATCTTAGCTGACCACACTTTAGGAAAGTCTTTGCATTTGACTCTCAAGTTGTAACATTACTAACAAGGAGGGAAATATTTAAGAGACAAAAATGCCAAGTGGACACCGAGCTCTATGGAGgctgaattttttaaaaaaatcatactTTTACGTTtctattttttgaaaaaat
The sequence above is drawn from the Triticum aestivum cultivar Chinese Spring chromosome 7A, IWGSC CS RefSeq v2.1, whole genome shotgun sequence genome and encodes:
- the LOC123152707 gene encoding uncharacterized protein — its product is MLSTSGFGWDWIHNKLMVDSEDVWRNYVKANKDAACYRHKVIKFWDSISLVFSKDHATGTGVRTAGESAAEMAAENVNNINTDSAATSSTQTGEEQKRKRYRSDDSIASMLGEKLDNFTSAYKADIAQVAPPEKPSSPEEILDALNAIVGLDDDGLLAAYDILIADDRKFKALMALPERMKKKWILKQINQ
- the LOC123147662 gene encoding putative pentatricopeptide repeat-containing protein At5g52630 isoform X2; its protein translation is MFCPLVWLCSAGSLPSPMPPIILPPTPCAANSTSLPAGDAIPHRNRKPTTRRQRCRISVTTASSSSALSAAPALIANAPTPRAFSALFKAASSSSPSHSLGAQLHAQAVVRGFLGDGDNTILSTAILNFYASCREPDLARQVFDRMARRNAVTWNALIKGYAQAGRRDEALALFRCMRRHDRVAPDKYTFPALLSGIGRNRGGVCVQELGGAVHAQVVKSGLDKDPFVGASLVSMYAATGALEDVKAVFDDVDTLDPVVWSSMISAYVNCKEEEAALLTFYKMLCQDIKPRQFVYSSLFAICGSMSMLEMGRQVHAHSLKNITDKDAAMTNALLTMYSDCGCIDDAWRVFNSNDVVDVISYNSMILALGQHARPKEAVELFKRMKFSGLIPDEVTLLNLLSAFNHAGLIHEGLHLFDSMLDMEGIKPTYQHYACVIDMLARSGEIEESMKTIKEMPFEAETSLWRIVLGACSKHGDIETGIKIAEMLFEMEPYEPTNYILLGNICARLGRWTEAEKVRSLMEKRGIDGDDAFSWIEMGQTTHRFGVDDRSHPISEEIYRNLDRLIGSIKAAGYVPDTSFATHSTEKDRREESLRYHCEKLAFAFGDLASPSGDTLRIMKNLRVCGDCHSAYKYFSLVTGRKIVLRDNHSAIFVVAQKCLKLQALHPQRFLYTKVFSSLMSSTLEQSILQPYTQCKQSLERRMRGK
- the LOC123147662 gene encoding putative pentatricopeptide repeat-containing protein At5g52630 isoform X1, producing MFCPLVWLCSAGSLPSPMPPIILPPTPCAANSTSLPAGDAIPHRNRKPTTRRQRCRISVTTASSSSALSAAPALIANAPTPRAFSALFKAASSSSPSHSLGAQLHAQAVVRGFLGDGDNTILSTAILNFYASCREPDLARQVFDRMARRNAVTWNALIKGYAQAGRRDEALALFRCMRRHDRVAPDKYTFPALLSGIGRNRGGVCVQELGGAVHAQVVKSGLDKDPFVGASLVSMYAATGALEDVKAVFDDVDTLDPVVWSSMISAYVNCKEEEAALLTFYKMLCQDIKPRQFVYSSLFAICGSMSMLEMGRQVHAHSLKNITDKDAAMTNALLTMYSDCGCIDDAWRVFNSNDVVDVISYNSMILALGQHARPKEAVELFKRMKFSGLIPDEVTLLNLLSAFNHAGLIHEGLHLFDSMLDMEGIKPTYQHYACVIDMLARSGEIEESMKTIKEMPFEAETSLWRIVLGACSKHGDIETGIKIAEMLFEMEPYEPTNYILLGNICARLGRWTEAEKVRSLMEKRGIDGDDAFSWIEMGQTTHRFGVDDRSHPISEEIYRNLDRLIGSIKAAGYVPDTSFATHSTEKDRREESLRYHCEKLAFAFGDLASPSGDTLRIMKNLRVCGDCHSAYKYFSLVTGRKIVLRDNHSAIFVVAQKCLKLQALHPQRFLYTKFQVFSSLMSSTLEQSILQPYTQCKQSLERRMRGK